In the Candidatus Brocadiia bacterium genome, one interval contains:
- a CDS encoding zinc metallopeptidase, which yields MPIFDWTMWLLVPGIILGLYAQLRVSSAYAKYSKVPSSRGFTGAKAAKSILAGHGFTVYQGMVPADGDLNGISIEAIPGHLTDHFDPKARVVRLSNGVYNGDSLAAIGVAAHEAGHAIQHQTNYLPIMARAGLYPVAALGSSLWMWLVLFGLFMSIPFFIDIGIFIFTGVLLFQLVTLPVEFNASKRAMVLLTDQGIIAESERPGARAVLNAAAMTYVAAALMAILQLVRLLIIRNRSRD from the coding sequence ATGCCGATCTTTGATTGGACTATGTGGTTGTTGGTGCCTGGTATCATTCTGGGGTTGTATGCCCAGTTAAGGGTCAGTTCGGCTTATGCAAAATATAGTAAGGTTCCATCCAGCCGGGGTTTTACCGGTGCCAAGGCGGCAAAATCTATTCTGGCCGGGCACGGTTTTACAGTTTATCAGGGAATGGTTCCGGCAGATGGCGACTTAAATGGCATCAGCATTGAGGCTATTCCCGGACATTTAACGGATCATTTTGATCCGAAGGCTAGAGTTGTTCGGCTTTCGAATGGAGTTTATAATGGTGACTCTTTGGCGGCTATCGGCGTAGCGGCACACGAGGCTGGGCACGCTATCCAGCACCAGACTAATTACTTGCCTATCATGGCCAGGGCAGGATTGTATCCGGTAGCGGCATTAGGCTCAAGCCTGTGGATGTGGTTGGTTCTGTTTGGTTTGTTTATGAGCATTCCATTTTTTATAGATATAGGCATTTTTATTTTTACAGGCGTGTTGCTTTTTCAACTGGTGACATTGCCTGTGGAATTCAATGCCAGTAAGCGTGCTATGGTTTTGTTGACGGATCAAGGCATTATTGCTGAATCTGAGCGTCCGGGCGCTCGAGCGGTTCTTAACGCGGCAGCCATGACTTATGTAGCGGCTGCGCTTATGGCTATCCTTCAGCTGGTTAGATTATTGATTATTAGAAACAGAAGCAGGGATTAA
- a CDS encoding helix-turn-helix domain-containing protein, translating into MEQILANVTDQELEMLFHRLRWSEGIRCPHCNRPQQKIYRHKRTNRLSYFCLQCKIRFGDTVGTILEGTHLSLRQWLLAIHMYLVNNDSAADVARELKVNRHTAESIRELIRKEELWCRMILQGITDNTRQAVIAPLMILGEVERYLGVSRRTIYRLVDAGALSAVKVGRQWRFKPDEVQKYVTHKLNRYGTGAITENYFFGLEVLNKYKTDKAKYYIEDEAYQGWVGNRDDFNYMQKVSAFLGRGARQVAGLARIVFYHLHYKKVVTPEGHPALAIHHKDYESLPPEEYVHWSNYQIWDSKSSR; encoded by the coding sequence ATGGAACAGATACTGGCTAATGTGACTGACCAGGAACTTGAGATGTTATTCCACCGTCTGCGCTGGTCTGAGGGCATCAGATGTCCGCACTGTAACCGGCCTCAGCAAAAGATATACCGTCATAAACGTACCAACCGCCTGAGCTATTTTTGTCTACAATGCAAAATCAGGTTTGGCGACACCGTCGGCACTATCCTTGAGGGCACGCACCTATCTTTGCGCCAGTGGCTGTTGGCTATACATATGTATTTGGTCAACAATGACTCTGCCGCTGATGTGGCCAGGGAGCTTAAGGTTAATCGCCACACGGCTGAGTCCATCAGGGAACTTATCCGCAAGGAAGAGCTCTGGTGCCGGATGATATTGCAGGGAATAACCGACAATACCCGGCAGGCGGTAATTGCGCCGTTAATGATACTTGGTGAAGTGGAACGCTACCTGGGCGTCAGCCGCCGGACTATTTATCGTTTAGTTGACGCAGGCGCGCTCTCGGCGGTCAAGGTTGGTCGACAGTGGCGCTTTAAACCGGACGAGGTGCAGAAATATGTTACCCACAAACTCAACCGCTATGGCACCGGCGCTATTACTGAGAATTATTTTTTCGGCCTGGAGGTGCTCAATAAATATAAAACCGACAAAGCCAAGTATTACATAGAAGACGAGGCCTATCAGGGCTGGGTGGGCAACAGGGATGATTTCAACTATATGCAGAAGGTATCGGCGTTTCTGGGCCGGGGCGCCCGACAGGTGGCCGGTCTGGCGCGCATTGTCTTTTACCATCTACATTATAAAAAGGTGGTTACGCCCGAAGGTCATCCGGCATTGGCTATCCATCACAAGGATTATGAATCACTCCCGCCTGAGGAATACGTTCACTGGTCTAATTACCAAATTTGGGATAGTAAATCATCACGTTAA
- the lon gene encoding endopeptidase La yields the protein MNENSQNNQQAPEINGQVLELPILPIKDAMLFPSVLMPMVVSGKDTIDMIDSALAGDKTYAQVLVKSGDEEPETEKDSSSEESDVLHGSGKTDCPPPPSLDKEASHAYELYEYGTRAAISKMLKFPDGTVRFVAQGMERIKIEGIIQRTPFLKARVRIIPDEVDKLPEIEALARTVSNLFINIVKQVPYLPAEEIQMAVMNTHNPLTLCYFIASNINVPIFEKQKILEANTLKEKLNRVLRLLNREQEIIKLGTKIQTEVQDEITKAQREHILREQMRAIQRELGEGEGESNDIKELKEKLIKLNVSDEVRKVAEDELNRLGRIHPSSAEYTVARTYLDWIVNLPWSLSIENELDIKKAQKILDDDHYGLEKVKERILEYLAVRKLKRDMHGPILCLVGPPGVGKTSLGRSIARAMGRKFYRMSVGGVHDEAEIRGHRRTYVGALPGRVLQGVRKSGSNNPIFMIDEIDKIGSDFRGDPSSALLEVLDPEQNFSFSDHYLEVPFDLSKVMFITTANVLDTIPGPLQDRMEVLELPGYTEDEKLYIAKRHLIPKQILEHGLTVEEFQFTDKAIGKIISSYTLEAGVRNLEREIATVCRKVAKDKVSNDDKKHVFKGVMIDEKDIEKYLGVEQFFSTVAERTSEPGVVTGLAWTRAGGDILFIESTKMKGNQTLQLTGHLGDVMKESARAALSYIRSKAKVLGLPVDFYKDSDIHIHVPAGAIPKDGPSAGLTMAISLISLIRNKPVRPDVAMTGEITLRGKVLPVGGIKEKMLAARRAGIKTVLLPRRNEKDLKDISPRMIKGMQFKFVDSIQDSLKYIFK from the coding sequence ATGAACGAAAATAGTCAAAATAACCAGCAGGCGCCGGAAATCAACGGTCAGGTGCTGGAACTTCCAATTTTACCGATAAAGGATGCTATGCTTTTTCCGTCGGTACTTATGCCCATGGTGGTTTCTGGTAAGGATACGATTGATATGATTGACAGCGCCTTAGCCGGTGATAAAACTTATGCGCAGGTTCTTGTGAAATCCGGTGACGAAGAACCTGAAACAGAAAAAGATAGTTCTTCGGAAGAAAGTGACGTGCTTCACGGATCAGGAAAAACAGATTGTCCGCCGCCGCCGTCGCTTGATAAAGAAGCTAGTCACGCATATGAACTTTACGAATACGGTACGCGGGCGGCTATTTCCAAGATGCTTAAATTCCCGGATGGGACGGTTCGGTTCGTGGCCCAGGGTATGGAACGCATAAAAATAGAAGGCATCATCCAGAGAACGCCGTTTCTTAAGGCCCGGGTTAGGATTATCCCGGATGAAGTTGATAAATTACCGGAAATAGAAGCCTTGGCCCGGACGGTTTCGAATCTTTTTATTAATATCGTTAAACAGGTGCCTTATCTGCCGGCCGAGGAAATACAGATGGCCGTAATGAATACCCATAATCCGTTGACTTTGTGCTATTTTATCGCGTCAAATATTAACGTCCCTATTTTTGAGAAGCAAAAGATACTCGAAGCTAACACGCTTAAAGAAAAACTAAACCGGGTATTAAGGCTGCTTAATCGCGAGCAGGAGATTATTAAGCTGGGGACAAAAATTCAGACCGAAGTGCAGGACGAAATTACCAAGGCTCAACGTGAGCACATTCTGCGCGAGCAGATGCGGGCTATTCAGCGCGAGCTGGGTGAGGGCGAGGGTGAATCGAATGATATCAAGGAACTCAAGGAAAAATTAATTAAGCTTAACGTATCCGATGAGGTACGCAAGGTCGCTGAAGATGAGCTCAATCGCTTGGGACGGATACATCCGTCATCGGCCGAATATACCGTGGCCCGAACTTATCTTGACTGGATTGTCAATCTGCCTTGGTCGTTATCTATTGAAAATGAACTGGATATAAAAAAAGCTCAGAAGATTTTGGATGATGATCATTACGGACTGGAAAAGGTCAAGGAACGGATACTGGAATACTTGGCTGTGCGCAAGTTAAAGCGTGATATGCATGGTCCGATACTGTGTCTTGTCGGCCCGCCGGGAGTGGGTAAGACATCATTGGGGCGTTCTATTGCGCGAGCCATGGGCCGTAAGTTTTACCGGATGTCTGTGGGTGGAGTGCACGATGAGGCCGAAATCCGCGGGCATCGGCGCACTTACGTGGGTGCTCTACCCGGACGAGTGCTTCAGGGCGTCAGAAAGTCCGGTTCTAATAACCCTATTTTTATGATTGATGAGATAGACAAGATTGGATCAGATTTTCGGGGTGACCCATCGTCGGCTTTGCTGGAAGTACTTGACCCGGAACAGAATTTCTCGTTTTCAGACCATTATCTGGAAGTGCCGTTTGATTTGTCCAAGGTGATGTTTATAACCACGGCTAATGTGCTGGATACGATTCCCGGGCCTTTGCAGGACAGGATGGAGGTGCTGGAATTACCCGGATACACCGAAGATGAAAAACTCTATATCGCCAAGCGCCATTTAATACCTAAACAGATTCTGGAGCACGGCTTGACCGTGGAAGAATTCCAGTTTACCGATAAGGCTATAGGGAAAATTATAAGCAGCTACACTCTTGAGGCAGGCGTGCGTAATCTGGAACGAGAGATTGCCACGGTATGCCGAAAAGTTGCTAAGGATAAGGTATCAAATGATGACAAGAAACACGTCTTTAAGGGCGTTATGATAGACGAAAAGGACATTGAGAAATATTTGGGCGTAGAGCAGTTTTTTTCTACTGTAGCTGAGCGCACGTCAGAACCTGGTGTGGTTACCGGACTAGCTTGGACCCGGGCAGGCGGAGATATTCTTTTTATAGAATCAACCAAAATGAAAGGTAATCAGACGCTTCAGTTAACCGGGCATCTGGGCGATGTGATGAAAGAATCGGCTCGGGCCGCTTTAAGCTATATTCGGTCTAAGGCTAAGGTGCTGGGACTGCCGGTGGACTTCTATAAAGATAGTGATATTCATATTCATGTACCGGCCGGCGCGATACCCAAGGACGGGCCATCGGCCGGATTAACCATGGCGATTTCTTTGATTTCACTTATCCGCAACAAGCCGGTCAGACCGGATGTGGCTATGACCGGCGAAATTACGCTTCGAGGTAAGGTTTTGCCCGTTGGTGGTATTAAGGAAAAGATGCTGGCGGCCAGGCGGGCCGGGATAAAAACGGTACTGCTGCCCAGGCGTAATGAAAAAGACCTTAAAGATATTTCACCTCGGATGATAAAAGGGATGCAGTTCAAATTCGTTGATTCCATCCAGGACAGCCTGAAATACATATTCAAATAA
- a CDS encoding glucose-6-phosphate isomerase, giving the protein MFSVDFNNILDSRLGAVHGLKLGDLNALIADNEAICKQVESERVQGQHAFLNLPYQNESTLDKIEELALKRGRKIDDFVVLGIGGSALGAITLHNALHKPFYNMLPAKARGKWPRLHVLDNIDPEETSALFNLVNPKKSIFNVISKSGETTETTASLLIALKFIKKACGKRWTEHLIITTDPEKGSLRKFAEKEGITTFETPVGVEGRYSVLSPVGLVPAAFTGIDFRKLLKGAELFDQATKNTLPESNPAFLSALINYLYDIKKNKNILVIMPYSWQLKGLADWFRQLYPESLGKRFDINKNEVNVGSTVLSALGTTDQHSQIQLYNEGPNNKLIVFIEITNFKSRIAIPNISTKEKNNSFLANYRLAELMQIEKKATEYALTRNQRPNYTIRVDEVSAETIGGLFYFFELLTAYAGKLYKINPYNQPGVEAGKKAMFGMLGREGYTSEIIDINNVLIKDEKWIIKALPHAKKTRE; this is encoded by the coding sequence GTGTTCAGTGTAGATTTCAACAACATACTGGATTCACGACTGGGCGCGGTGCACGGGCTTAAGCTGGGCGACCTTAACGCACTAATCGCTGATAACGAAGCTATCTGCAAGCAGGTCGAATCCGAACGAGTACAAGGACAGCATGCTTTCCTTAACCTACCCTACCAGAACGAATCAACCTTAGACAAAATAGAGGAACTGGCCTTAAAGCGGGGCAGGAAAATAGATGATTTTGTGGTGTTGGGCATCGGCGGCTCAGCCCTGGGCGCCATTACTTTGCATAACGCGCTCCATAAACCATTTTATAATATGCTGCCGGCCAAAGCACGGGGCAAATGGCCCAGATTGCATGTGCTGGACAACATTGACCCTGAGGAAACATCGGCCCTTTTCAACCTTGTTAATCCCAAAAAATCAATATTCAATGTCATCAGCAAGTCGGGCGAAACAACAGAAACGACCGCGTCCTTACTAATAGCGTTAAAGTTCATAAAAAAAGCCTGCGGCAAACGTTGGACGGAGCACCTAATTATCACGACTGACCCGGAGAAAGGCTCGCTCAGAAAGTTCGCTGAGAAAGAAGGCATAACCACGTTTGAAACCCCGGTTGGCGTTGAAGGCAGATATTCAGTATTAAGCCCGGTCGGCTTGGTACCGGCCGCATTTACGGGAATTGACTTCAGAAAACTGCTCAAGGGAGCGGAATTATTCGACCAGGCAACTAAAAATACTCTTCCCGAGTCTAATCCGGCATTCCTGAGCGCCTTAATCAATTATCTTTATGATATAAAAAAGAATAAGAATATTCTGGTAATAATGCCTTACAGCTGGCAGCTAAAAGGGCTGGCTGACTGGTTTCGCCAGCTATACCCCGAAAGCCTGGGCAAGCGGTTTGATATAAATAAAAATGAAGTGAACGTCGGGTCGACCGTCCTTTCGGCATTAGGCACAACCGACCAACATTCACAGATACAGCTTTACAATGAAGGACCAAACAACAAGCTGATAGTTTTTATCGAGATAACCAATTTTAAATCCAGGATAGCAATACCCAATATATCTACTAAAGAAAAGAATAACTCATTCCTGGCCAACTACCGGCTGGCCGAACTGATGCAGATAGAAAAAAAAGCCACCGAATATGCCCTGACCCGAAACCAACGACCAAATTATACTATCAGAGTAGACGAAGTATCGGCTGAAACTATCGGCGGCTTGTTCTATTTCTTTGAGCTCCTGACGGCTTACGCCGGGAAATTATACAAAATTAACCCTTACAACCAGCCCGGCGTGGAAGCAGGGAAAAAAGCTATGTTCGGTATGCTCGGACGCGAAGGATACACCAGCGAAATCATCGATATTAACAATGTCCTGATTAAAGATGAGAAGTGGATTATCAAAGCCTTGCCCCACGCCAAGAAAACCCGTGAGTGA
- the glgC gene encoding glucose-1-phosphate adenylyltransferase — MVKLLKKVMVLVLAGGRGERLGPLTKDRTKPAVPFGGLYRIIDFSLSNAINSNLRKMIVLVQYKCVSLNRHLRDGWSFLSNALGEYIEPLSPQQRVGDRWYTGTADAVFQNIYSIEKEDPEHVLILAGDHIYKMDYNHILKFHRDNNADITISLVEVNKDESSRFGIVEIDKNSQVVGFQEKPSVELARTIPGNSTSCYASMGIYVFKTAVLYKLLQQDALDEKSSHDFGKDIIPNALSTHRIFGFNFIDENKQGPKYWRDVGTIDAYYETSMDLISVMPQLNLYDTDWPIHTAQIQAPPPKFVFADSDRMGTALDSLVCAGCIISGGKVQNSILSPNVRINSYASVSHSILFEGVNVGRRAKIKKAIIDKDVKIPEGMEIGYNLQDDRRRFTVSENGIVLISKGELL; from the coding sequence ATGGTTAAATTGCTTAAAAAGGTGATGGTGCTGGTATTAGCCGGTGGCCGCGGCGAGCGGCTTGGACCGCTCACCAAAGACCGAACCAAGCCGGCCGTTCCGTTCGGCGGGCTTTACCGGATTATTGATTTCTCCCTGAGCAATGCCATCAATTCTAACCTCAGGAAAATGATAGTTTTGGTTCAGTATAAATGCGTATCGCTTAATCGGCATCTCAGGGACGGCTGGAGTTTTCTTTCTAATGCGTTGGGCGAATATATTGAGCCGCTTTCGCCACAGCAACGGGTGGGTGACCGCTGGTATACAGGAACAGCTGACGCTGTTTTCCAAAATATTTATTCCATAGAAAAGGAAGACCCCGAGCACGTTTTGATTCTGGCCGGTGACCATATCTATAAAATGGATTATAACCACATCTTGAAATTTCATAGGGATAATAATGCGGATATAACCATATCGCTGGTTGAAGTGAATAAGGATGAGTCGTCCCGATTTGGGATAGTAGAAATAGATAAAAACAGCCAGGTAGTTGGATTCCAGGAAAAGCCTTCGGTCGAACTGGCCCGGACAATTCCCGGTAATTCGACTAGCTGTTATGCCTCTATGGGTATATACGTTTTTAAAACCGCAGTACTGTATAAATTGCTTCAGCAGGATGCTTTGGACGAGAAGTCATCGCACGATTTTGGTAAGGATATTATTCCCAACGCTTTAAGTACGCACCGGATATTCGGGTTTAACTTCATAGACGAGAATAAACAAGGCCCGAAATACTGGCGTGATGTGGGGACTATAGACGCCTATTACGAAACAAGCATGGATTTAATAAGCGTTATGCCTCAGTTGAATCTTTACGATACTGATTGGCCGATTCATACAGCCCAGATCCAGGCGCCGCCGCCTAAGTTTGTGTTTGCCGATAGTGATCGAATGGGTACGGCATTAGATTCTTTGGTTTGTGCCGGATGTATAATCAGCGGCGGTAAAGTCCAGAACTCAATTCTTTCGCCTAATGTCAGAATAAACAGCTACGCCAGTGTCAGTCATTCGATACTTTTTGAAGGCGTTAATGTCGGCCGCCGGGCTAAGATTAAAAAAGCGATTATTGACAAAGATGTTAAAATACCTGAGGGCATGGAAATCGGATATAATTTGCAAGATGATCGGCGTAGATTTACGGTCAGTGAGAACGGCATTGTGCTTATTTCCAAGGGTGAGCTGCTTTAG
- a CDS encoding isoprenylcysteine carboxylmethyltransferase family protein: MIMKLKARAWVRRIILLLVLLFGHVTVLSLGIGIGLIFLGMFWHFWAIGALVRNKQLTKWGPYRFVRHPFYLGNLIIDLGLCAAGANYIIFIVYAVLFFFAYYLRMKKEEAYLTGLFPNEYPEYMGKVPRFIPLWFKRFPDTPGNGFQWSRIISSGNELARISRLLLHPMILYIQLKRFSFGAWNVIVNSVETSRYADDFVPGLIGMDEIIIIGLLVIISVFVFLVHRRDSESAQPA; the protein is encoded by the coding sequence ATGATTATGAAATTAAAAGCCAGGGCTTGGGTTAGGCGAATAATCCTCTTATTAGTTCTGTTATTTGGTCATGTCACGGTTCTGTCTTTGGGTATTGGTATTGGGCTTATTTTCCTGGGAATGTTTTGGCATTTTTGGGCTATTGGTGCGTTGGTCCGTAATAAGCAGCTTACTAAATGGGGGCCGTATCGGTTCGTCAGGCATCCGTTTTATCTGGGTAACCTGATTATCGACTTAGGTCTCTGCGCCGCCGGAGCCAATTATATTATTTTTATCGTTTATGCCGTACTTTTCTTTTTTGCATATTACCTGAGAATGAAGAAAGAAGAAGCTTATCTGACCGGTCTTTTCCCAAACGAATATCCCGAATATATGGGAAAAGTACCTCGGTTTATTCCTCTTTGGTTCAAACGGTTCCCGGATACGCCGGGTAACGGGTTCCAATGGTCCAGAATTATTTCATCTGGAAACGAGTTGGCCCGGATTTCCAGGTTGTTGCTTCACCCGATGATACTTTATATCCAGCTTAAAAGATTCTCGTTCGGCGCATGGAATGTGATAGTTAATTCCGTTGAAACATCTCGCTACGCTGATGATTTTGTGCCTGGCTTGATTGGGATGGATGAAATCATTATTATCGGACTGCTCGTAATCATCTCTGTTTTTGTCTTCCTGGTTCACCGCCGCGATTCCGAATCCGCCCAGCCGGCATAG
- a CDS encoding acetyl-CoA C-acyltransferase, whose product MSDINKVVITHAKRTPIGKFMGVFSHTTAVELGTAVTKALLNESKLDINSIDQVIFGNARQAGNKPNPARQISHNTSIPHTSPSYTVNMACGSGLQSIILAYQAVAFGEAEIIIAGGIENMTRTPFLLDNFRFGYRLGHSKVLDGMYHDGLTCPLCNMTTGQIAENIATKYNISRKSQDEYALTSYTRCEQARKDNKFNNELVAVTAKDVRGKPTIINQDEIPRNQVTLESLTCLEPSFQTNGTIHPGNSCGIADGAAAVIVMSERKSKQLGLKPLAYIKNYAASGVEPEYMGMAPVPAIKKLTQQCDKKIDSFDLIEINEAFAAQMIAVDKELNLPMDRVNVNGGAIALGHPIGATGTRIIVTLLHEMNRRNSKTGLAALGMSGGMGLAVSFYTLEV is encoded by the coding sequence GTGAGTGACATCAATAAAGTCGTCATAACACACGCTAAACGAACACCTATCGGTAAATTCATGGGTGTATTTTCGCATACCACCGCAGTAGAATTAGGCACGGCTGTAACTAAAGCGCTACTGAATGAATCCAAATTAGACATTAACTCTATCGACCAGGTAATATTCGGCAATGCCCGACAGGCCGGGAACAAGCCAAATCCGGCCCGCCAGATAAGCCACAATACGAGCATACCGCATACCAGCCCATCATATACAGTGAATATGGCCTGTGGGTCGGGGTTGCAATCTATTATATTGGCATATCAAGCCGTAGCTTTCGGTGAAGCTGAAATTATTATAGCCGGTGGGATAGAAAATATGACCAGAACTCCGTTTCTGCTGGATAATTTCCGCTTCGGATACAGGCTGGGACATTCAAAAGTCCTGGACGGTATGTATCACGACGGGCTGACATGCCCACTATGCAACATGACTACGGGACAAATAGCCGAAAATATCGCAACTAAATATAATATATCGCGCAAATCTCAGGATGAATACGCTTTGACCAGTTATACCCGATGCGAACAGGCGCGTAAGGATAATAAATTTAACAATGAACTTGTCGCGGTAACTGCCAAAGATGTTCGGGGCAAGCCCACGATTATAAATCAGGATGAAATTCCACGCAACCAGGTTACGCTTGAGTCATTAACCTGTCTGGAACCATCGTTCCAAACTAATGGCACGATCCATCCGGGAAATTCTTGCGGTATCGCGGACGGCGCGGCGGCGGTAATAGTCATGTCAGAGCGCAAGTCCAAACAACTGGGCCTGAAGCCGCTGGCTTATATCAAAAACTATGCCGCATCCGGCGTGGAACCGGAATACATGGGCATGGCGCCGGTACCGGCAATTAAAAAGCTGACGCAACAATGTGATAAAAAAATAGATAGTTTTGACCTGATAGAAATAAACGAAGCGTTCGCGGCACAGATGATTGCGGTAGATAAAGAACTAAACCTGCCGATGGACCGCGTCAACGTCAACGGCGGCGCCATCGCATTAGGACATCCGATAGGCGCAACCGGGACAAGAATTATAGTAACACTTCTACACGAAATGAACAGGCGCAATTCAAAAACAGGTCTAGCCGCGCTGGGTATGTCCGGCGGAATGGGGTTAGCCGTTAGCTTTTATACCCTAGAAGTTTGA
- a CDS encoding ABC transporter permease, whose translation MRIRDFVSEIGYHLMLFYQALMSYRFWGKRYKDILHQIEVCTFGGFPVAMIVAIFSGMVLALQSGVTLKDYGQEASIGMLVAASMCREMGPVMTGYILAGLIGSTIAAEIGTMKVSEEIDALEVMSIEPIQYLVLPRLVALAIVCPLLTIYTDLVGVIGGGVIGKMALDVPHSLYFRNAIEALTNKDIYTGLFKAVVFGISIAVVSCAQGLRAENGAAGVGTATMKAVVISFITVLIFDFLLTYLFYGL comes from the coding sequence ATGAGGATTAGAGATTTTGTTTCTGAAATCGGTTATCACCTGATGCTTTTTTATCAGGCGTTGATGTCATACCGTTTCTGGGGCAAGCGCTATAAAGATATATTGCACCAGATAGAAGTTTGTACCTTTGGCGGGTTCCCGGTCGCCATGATTGTGGCCATATTCAGCGGCATGGTTCTGGCGCTCCAGTCTGGCGTTACCCTGAAAGACTATGGCCAGGAGGCTTCCATCGGCATGCTCGTGGCCGCTTCGATGTGCCGTGAAATGGGGCCGGTCATGACCGGATATATCCTGGCCGGTTTGATCGGTTCGACTATCGCCGCCGAAATCGGCACCATGAAGGTTTCGGAGGAGATTGATGCGCTTGAGGTTATGTCCATTGAGCCGATACAGTATCTGGTTCTGCCGCGATTGGTCGCGCTGGCTATTGTTTGTCCTCTATTAACGATTTATACCGATTTGGTCGGCGTTATCGGCGGAGGAGTCATCGGTAAAATGGCGCTTGATGTGCCGCATTCACTGTATTTCCGTAATGCCATCGAGGCTTTAACTAATAAAGATATTTACACCGGTTTATTCAAGGCGGTTGTCTTCGGTATAAGCATAGCGGTGGTTAGTTGCGCCCAGGGGTTGAGGGCCGAGAACGGCGCGGCCGGAGTCGGGACTGCTACCATGAAAGCGGTAGTCATATCATTTATTACCGTATTGATTTTTGACTTCTTGCTGACCTATTTATTCTACGGCCTATAG
- the nadD gene encoding nicotinate-nucleotide adenylyltransferase, with product MKIAVLGGTFNPIHNGHMAIARAVAKRLNPDKILFVPCYLPYHKLASNPAYRGKCTKNNDILLPAKHRLTMVKLAIKRCPKFIASSIDLKVKRPTYSINTIRKLRKLYPLNTKFYFIIGTDSLLELHKWYRINDLINLVDFVVIARPGYSLGKMTRSMRFPIPVIRKITASYISRPALDISSTDIRRKIAAGRSIEKLVPEQVKSYITNHKLYLDCYL from the coding sequence ATGAAAATAGCGGTTCTTGGTGGAACTTTTAATCCTATTCATAACGGACATATGGCCATTGCCCGGGCCGTGGCAAAACGCCTTAATCCGGATAAGATTTTATTTGTACCCTGTTATCTGCCTTACCATAAGCTCGCAAGCAATCCCGCTTATAGGGGCAAGTGTACTAAAAATAACGATATTCTTCTTCCGGCCAAGCACCGTTTGACTATGGTTAAGCTGGCTATAAAAAGGTGTCCTAAATTCATTGCATCCAGTATAGACCTTAAGGTCAAACGACCGACGTATTCCATAAACACGATAAGGAAGCTTAGGAAGCTTTATCCCCTAAATACGAAATTCTATTTCATCATCGGAACCGATTCGCTGTTGGAACTGCATAAATGGTATCGGATAAATGATTTGATTAACCTGGTTGATTTCGTGGTGATTGCCCGCCCTGGGTATTCTCTGGGTAAAATGACAAGGAGTATGCGGTTCCCGATACCGGTTATCCGTAAAATTACTGCTAGTTATATTTCACGGCCTGCACTTGATATTTCTTCCACGGATATACGCCGGAAAATAGCTGCCGGCCGGAGTATCGAAAAGCTTGTCCCGGAACAGGTCAAAAGTTATATTACCAATCATAAATTATACTTGGACTGTTATCTATAA
- a CDS encoding Hsp20/alpha crystallin family protein, with protein MSSERNRRPHYASPEDSHKKMAVFSEIFLSSGKLVMVQSEHSWQPPTDVYETDNELVIKSELAGVKPEEVIISIDSDHVIIKGTRHEKSSAHIPGKRIFRQMEINYGKFERVIRMDGHVSPENAHAYYKDGFLEIVIPKSRQKRTIATIEIHFS; from the coding sequence ATGAGTTCCGAACGAAACCGCAGACCGCATTATGCGTCGCCGGAAGACAGCCATAAGAAGATGGCTGTTTTTAGCGAAATATTTTTATCTTCTGGCAAGCTGGTCATGGTTCAATCCGAACATAGCTGGCAGCCGCCTACCGATGTTTATGAAACGGATAATGAGTTGGTAATAAAAAGCGAGCTGGCTGGCGTCAAGCCGGAAGAAGTTATTATATCCATAGATAGCGATCATGTCATAATTAAAGGGACTCGGCACGAGAAAAGCTCTGCACATATACCGGGCAAGCGGATTTTCCGCCAGATGGAAATAAATTACGGTAAGTTTGAGAGGGTTATCCGCATGGATGGGCATGTCAGCCCGGAAAATGCCCATGCTTATTATAAAGATGGATTTCTAGAAATAGTTATTCCCAAATCGCGGCAAAAACGAACAATTGCCACGATTGAAATACATTTTAGTTGA